The following proteins are co-located in the Flectobacillus major DSM 103 genome:
- a CDS encoding DUF3127 domain-containing protein yields the protein MALELEGTLIKVLPEQTGSSKNGQWVKQDFVIETQEQYPKKACFSAWGDRANDLKQFALGDKLKLTFSVESREYNERWYTDLRAYRIELASEGGAASYQAPAAPSAVRPAAGPSTASLPSFSEDDQDLPF from the coding sequence ATGGCATTAGAATTAGAAGGTACTTTGATTAAAGTATTACCAGAACAGACAGGAAGCAGTAAGAATGGTCAATGGGTAAAACAAGATTTCGTGATTGAAACGCAAGAGCAATATCCAAAAAAAGCTTGTTTTTCAGCTTGGGGCGACCGTGCAAATGATTTAAAACAATTTGCTTTAGGAGATAAATTAAAATTAACTTTTAGTGTAGAGTCTCGTGAATACAACGAACGTTGGTACACAGATTTGCGTGCATATCGTATTGAATTGGCTTCGGAAGGCGGAGCGGCTTCGTATCAAGCTCCTGCTGCACCATCGGCGGTACGTCCTGCTGCTGGGCCATCTACGGCATCGTTGCCATCATTTAGTGAAGATGACCAGGACTTACCTTTCTAA
- a CDS encoding patatin-like phospholipase family protein: protein MKKILTIDGGGTRGIIPATILSAIEEHTGIPIREQFDLIAGTSTGGIIAIGLAMGIAAKDIEELYLKKSKAIFADNNIDNFKDFGKTFGADYSQNNLKKILKKLFKNATLGDIDQWAKSQAKDFALMVPSFDLAPENFDVATVDLNYRPKVFSSINPLDTAYYLYDIGCATSAGPTYFPIYISENLPGAYIDGGVAINHPAISALALAVNKSIENGIRKGLGWDIDSIKILSLGTGTSNMNKFHKEKLGDGDWGNYQWIKYLPDLLVESNMQASEYYVKNLLPNSELNYFRIQHNLRAISDDKVIALDNKDDKVIQQMRALAISRFRSEKMKILAFLDVATNNKKAF, encoded by the coding sequence ATGAAAAAGATTCTTACTATTGATGGTGGTGGTACAAGAGGTATCATTCCTGCAACAATCTTAAGTGCTATAGAAGAACATACAGGAATACCGATCCGAGAACAGTTTGACCTCATTGCTGGAACATCCACAGGTGGCATTATTGCCATAGGATTAGCTATGGGTATTGCAGCGAAAGACATTGAAGAACTTTACCTTAAAAAATCTAAAGCTATTTTTGCAGATAACAATATCGATAATTTTAAAGACTTTGGAAAGACTTTTGGAGCAGATTATTCGCAAAATAATCTCAAGAAGATTTTAAAAAAGCTATTTAAAAACGCAACATTAGGCGATATAGACCAATGGGCAAAGTCACAAGCCAAAGATTTTGCTTTGATGGTTCCGTCATTTGATTTAGCCCCCGAAAACTTTGACGTAGCTACTGTCGACCTCAATTACCGCCCAAAGGTTTTCAGTTCAATAAATCCATTGGATACCGCATATTATTTGTACGATATAGGTTGTGCTACTTCGGCAGGGCCTACGTACTTCCCTATTTATATATCAGAGAATCTGCCAGGAGCTTATATCGACGGAGGGGTTGCTATTAACCATCCTGCTATTTCGGCATTAGCTCTTGCTGTCAATAAATCGATAGAAAATGGTATTCGGAAAGGATTAGGCTGGGACATCGACAGCATCAAGATTTTGTCGTTAGGTACAGGTACATCCAACATGAATAAGTTTCACAAAGAAAAATTGGGTGATGGCGATTGGGGAAATTACCAATGGATAAAATACTTGCCCGATTTGTTAGTAGAATCTAATATGCAAGCCTCGGAGTATTATGTAAAAAACCTATTGCCGAACTCTGAGCTTAATTATTTTCGTATTCAACATAATCTACGGGCTATTTCTGACGATAAAGTGATAGCCCTCGACAATAAAGATGATAAGGTAATTCAACAAATGAGAGCATTGGCTATATCAAGATTTAGGAGTGAAAAAATGAAAATACTGGCTTTTTTGGATGTAGCCACCAACAACAAAAAGGCGTTTTGA
- a CDS encoding VCBS repeat-containing protein, translating to MQKSFTFFTLHTIFGFVTFFHQLIQRQLMLVKNVIRQMGGAYWPIYFLPLCLLGGVSCKNKSSQTLFTSLGAEETGIRFSNRITENDTMNILTFEYINNGGGIALGDFNNDNLTDIYFTGNQVGNRLYLNRKDTSSNQLKFQDITQQAHVEGKGRWCSGVAVVDINHDNLLDIYVCATAKKTASQRANLLYVNQGIDSNGIPTFKEMAQEYGIADTTHTTNAAFFDYDNDGDLDLYILVNEMSDTRFPNMYHPKIKDGSSHLTDRLYRNDWDAQKKHPYFTDVSQQEGILLEGYGLGINITDINQDGWKDIYITNDYLTNDLLYINQHSNGKHIGFIDQAHDYFKHTSHSAMGNDIADINNDGLVDIIAVDMMPADNYRKKMMTLANNYQAYQNNDKFGYDYQYPRNTLQLNRGVDPTTHRPTFSEVGLLAGIAETDWSWTPMVTDFDNDGFRDVIVTNGFPQDITDQDFMVYRSQVGNYAAPILLLDYIPSVKIKNYAFKNTGKINFENVTADWGITQASFSNGAAYADLDNDGDLDYVVNNINDSASVYRNNAIQQIPEKSHYLRIKLKGNTPNVAGLGAWIEINYKGQKQVYEYTPYRGYLSSVEAIAHFGLGSCTGVEQVKVVWPSGKIQVLRNIPANRVLVLDENQAKTIIPTDSPIETPLFTDISQQLNIPQLYEEEDFIDFNIQKLLPHKFSQQGPSLAVGDVNGDGLDDIFVGGCYRKKGRFLIQNTAGKFVVKDLLSGKDGPDKRTEDIGTLLFDIENDGDLDLYIVSGSNEAPIGDQAYQDHIYMNDGKGNFKENPDIIPNFLKSGSCVKATDFDHDGDLDLFIGSRIEPSAYPKPVSGYLLRNEAPMLKFTNVTASLAPKLKEIGLICDALWSDFDNDGWQDLIVAGEWMPITIFKNVHGKFQLLSTTGLASQIGWWNSLAAGDFDNDGDTDYIAGNLGQNTLHRASDTTPARIYYGDFNSDGSFEAIPTVYLKDSLGQRTEFPYNTRDDMVKQFIQTRKRFVKYAQYAKASIQDILLPDELSQARVLKANWMNTSYIENKGNGVFEIKALPLSAQFSTTLAILIQDFNQDGNLDVLISGNDYGNEISIGRLDASKGVLFLGNGKGKFQEMPLARSGICFDGDSKALVKVRGKSNELLLVNSQNRAGLKIYQWHNSAPIISLIPTDISMTVMLKNGKKLKEEVSIGNTYLSQSSNTVWLPYGTKSVEISNISGQKRIITFD from the coding sequence ATGCAAAAAAGCTTTACTTTTTTCACCTTACATACTATTTTTGGTTTTGTGACATTTTTTCATCAGTTGATTCAACGTCAACTGATGTTAGTTAAAAATGTAATAAGACAAATGGGGGGGGCTTATTGGCCAATTTACTTTTTACCCTTATGCCTTTTGGGAGGAGTATCTTGCAAAAACAAATCGTCCCAAACACTTTTTACCAGCTTAGGAGCTGAAGAAACAGGTATTCGGTTTTCAAACAGAATTACCGAAAATGATACTATGAATATTCTTACTTTTGAGTATATCAACAATGGAGGCGGCATTGCCTTGGGTGATTTTAATAATGACAACCTTACCGATATTTATTTTACAGGAAACCAAGTTGGTAATCGCCTTTACTTAAACCGAAAAGATACTAGCTCAAATCAACTCAAATTTCAGGATATTACCCAACAGGCTCATGTAGAAGGAAAAGGGCGTTGGTGTTCGGGCGTGGCTGTGGTTGATATTAACCACGATAACCTATTAGATATATATGTGTGTGCTACGGCCAAAAAAACGGCTTCTCAAAGGGCTAATTTGTTATATGTTAATCAGGGAATTGATTCAAATGGTATTCCTACCTTCAAGGAAATGGCTCAAGAGTACGGTATTGCCGATACAACTCATACTACCAATGCCGCTTTTTTTGATTACGATAACGATGGCGATTTAGATTTATATATCTTGGTAAATGAAATGTCGGACACTCGGTTTCCGAATATGTATCATCCCAAAATCAAAGATGGTTCGTCACACCTAACCGATAGGCTATATCGAAACGATTGGGATGCTCAAAAAAAACATCCTTATTTTACAGACGTATCCCAACAAGAAGGAATTTTACTGGAGGGGTATGGATTGGGTATTAATATCACCGACATCAACCAAGACGGCTGGAAAGATATTTATATTACCAACGATTATCTGACCAACGATTTGCTGTATATCAATCAACATAGCAATGGCAAACATATTGGATTTATTGACCAAGCTCATGATTATTTCAAGCATACGTCTCATTCGGCAATGGGCAACGATATTGCCGACATCAACAACGATGGATTGGTAGATATTATAGCCGTAGATATGATGCCAGCCGATAATTATCGTAAAAAAATGATGACCTTAGCCAATAATTATCAGGCATATCAAAACAATGATAAATTTGGTTATGATTATCAATACCCTCGCAATACCCTACAACTGAACCGTGGCGTAGACCCTACTACTCATCGGCCAACGTTTAGCGAAGTAGGTTTGTTGGCTGGTATTGCCGAAACCGATTGGAGTTGGACTCCCATGGTTACAGATTTTGACAATGACGGATTCCGAGACGTTATAGTTACCAATGGTTTTCCCCAAGATATTACCGACCAAGATTTTATGGTATACCGCTCGCAGGTGGGCAATTACGCCGCACCAATTTTGTTGCTCGACTATATTCCGTCGGTAAAAATCAAAAATTATGCGTTTAAAAATACAGGGAAAATAAATTTTGAAAATGTTACGGCCGATTGGGGTATTACACAAGCCAGTTTTTCAAATGGGGCGGCTTATGCCGATTTGGATAACGATGGCGATTTGGACTATGTTGTTAATAATATCAACGATTCGGCTTCGGTATACAGAAATAATGCCATTCAACAAATACCCGAAAAAAGCCATTATCTAAGAATAAAACTTAAAGGAAATACACCTAATGTGGCAGGGCTAGGAGCATGGATTGAAATAAATTATAAAGGGCAAAAGCAGGTATATGAATATACACCTTATCGAGGGTATTTGTCTTCTGTAGAAGCTATTGCTCATTTTGGCTTAGGCTCTTGTACCGGTGTAGAGCAAGTGAAGGTGGTTTGGCCTTCGGGCAAAATTCAAGTTTTGCGGAATATTCCAGCTAATCGGGTTTTAGTACTTGACGAAAATCAAGCCAAAACAATCATCCCAACTGATAGCCCTATCGAAACCCCACTGTTTACCGATATTTCTCAGCAACTCAATATCCCACAATTGTACGAGGAGGAGGATTTTATTGATTTTAATATTCAAAAATTATTACCACATAAGTTTTCGCAACAAGGGCCAAGTTTGGCCGTTGGCGATGTCAATGGCGATGGCCTCGACGATATTTTTGTAGGTGGGTGTTATAGAAAAAAAGGTAGATTTTTGATACAAAATACTGCTGGTAAATTTGTGGTCAAAGATTTGCTTTCGGGCAAAGATGGCCCCGACAAAAGGACTGAAGACATAGGAACACTTTTATTTGATATAGAAAATGACGGTGACTTAGATTTATATATTGTTAGCGGTAGCAATGAAGCCCCTATAGGTGACCAAGCATACCAAGACCATATCTATATGAATGATGGAAAAGGAAATTTTAAGGAGAACCCCGATATTATACCCAATTTTTTGAAAAGTGGCTCATGTGTAAAAGCCACAGATTTTGACCACGACGGGGATTTAGATTTGTTTATTGGCTCACGTATAGAGCCATCGGCATATCCAAAACCCGTTAGTGGTTATTTGCTCCGCAACGAAGCCCCCATGTTGAAGTTTACCAATGTTACGGCCTCGCTAGCTCCCAAGCTCAAAGAAATAGGCTTAATATGCGATGCCCTATGGAGCGACTTTGACAATGATGGCTGGCAAGACCTTATCGTTGCTGGCGAATGGATGCCTATTACCATTTTCAAAAATGTTCATGGAAAATTTCAGCTACTCTCAACAACTGGTTTAGCATCGCAAATAGGCTGGTGGAATAGCCTTGCCGCAGGCGATTTTGACAACGATGGCGATACCGATTATATAGCAGGAAATTTAGGACAAAACACCCTACATCGTGCCAGTGATACTACTCCCGCAAGAATATATTATGGCGATTTTAATAGCGATGGCAGTTTCGAGGCTATTCCAACGGTGTATTTAAAAGATTCGCTAGGGCAACGCACAGAATTTCCCTATAATACAAGAGATGACATGGTGAAGCAGTTTATCCAAACCCGAAAGCGATTTGTTAAATATGCCCAATATGCTAAAGCAAGTATTCAGGATATTCTTTTGCCCGACGAGCTTAGTCAAGCACGTGTGCTAAAAGCTAATTGGATGAATACCAGTTATATAGAAAATAAAGGAAATGGTGTTTTTGAAATAAAGGCATTGCCTTTATCGGCTCAGTTTTCAACTACTTTGGCTATACTTATCCAAGATTTTAATCAGGATGGCAACCTTGATGTACTAATTTCTGGCAATGATTATGGCAATGAAATTAGTATTGGTAGGCTAGATGCTTCAAAAGGTGTATTATTTTTAGGAAATGGTAAAGGCAAATTTCAAGAAATGCCTTTGGCTCGTTCTGGTATATGTTTCGATGGCGACAGCAAGGCTCTAGTAAAAGTACGAGGTAAGTCAAATGAGTTGCTCCTTGTTAATTCACAAAATAGAGCAGGACTAAAAATCTACCAATGGCATAATTCTGCTCCAATAATTAGCCTAATTCCTACCGATATATCAATGACAGTAATGCTAAAAAATGGCAAAAAACTCAAAGAAGAAGTAAGTATTGGCAATACCTACTTGTCGCAATCGAGTAATACTGTATGGTTGCCTTATGGCACAAAGTCGGTTGAGATAAGTAATATATCGGGCCAAAAAAGGATAATCACGTTCGACTAG
- a CDS encoding RagB/SusD family nutrient uptake outer membrane protein, producing MKRNNIIKIGLSACLVFGIATACSDEFLTREPQAQYSPSALQTAKGVEGILLGAYAMIDGQGLDGQDAWNNDIQSWVFGGIASDDAYKGTDAGDQPEQSFIEKWDFQPTNGHIKNKWRGLFKGVARTNDAINTLKNVKDISDDRRKQIVAEARFLRGLFHFEAKKMWKNIPYIDDNTYKLDDLESTKVPNDKDAWPLIEADFKAAMEVLPNTQAQVGRPTKWAAMAFLAKAYMFQGWNISTGAANVAKLQAAKALLDQIVASGRFKLVENFRDNHDASTRNNAESIFEIQYASSSASGDAANAGVGLAHPYASPWGCCGFYQPSQNLVNAYKTDANGLPLMDTFNDSDVKNDQGVGFDDPYTPYDGTLDPRLDHTVGRRGILFIDYKIHNRDFIRDQTYAGPYSPKKHIPSKAFTGVNGWANLTSNNYRIMRYSMILLWLAECEVELGNLERARDLVNQIRNRAANPSGFVQKATQGATRDAYTLVFDSKGNPVPAGNYVIKPYSSAWTDANVARKAVRFETRLEFAMEGHRFFDLVRWGIAAETLNKYNTVESTKRVYKKGGVFVKGKHEFFPIPQEAIDRSEKDGKPTLTQDPAYK from the coding sequence ATGAAACGTAATAATATCATAAAAATAGGCTTGTCGGCATGTTTGGTATTTGGTATAGCTACTGCATGTAGCGACGAATTCCTTACTCGTGAGCCACAAGCACAGTATAGCCCATCGGCACTCCAAACGGCCAAAGGGGTAGAAGGAATTTTATTAGGTGCTTATGCCATGATTGATGGGCAAGGCTTGGATGGCCAGGATGCTTGGAATAACGATATTCAGAGCTGGGTTTTTGGCGGAATTGCCTCTGACGATGCTTACAAAGGTACTGATGCAGGTGACCAGCCCGAGCAATCGTTTATCGAAAAGTGGGACTTTCAACCTACCAACGGCCATATCAAAAACAAATGGAGAGGCCTTTTCAAAGGGGTAGCTCGTACCAATGATGCTATTAATACCTTGAAAAATGTAAAAGACATTAGCGATGATAGAAGAAAGCAGATTGTTGCGGAGGCTCGTTTCTTGAGAGGCTTGTTCCATTTTGAAGCTAAGAAAATGTGGAAGAATATTCCATATATCGATGATAATACCTATAAGTTGGACGATTTGGAAAGTACCAAAGTGCCTAACGACAAAGATGCTTGGCCACTAATCGAGGCTGATTTTAAAGCTGCTATGGAGGTATTACCCAATACACAAGCTCAGGTGGGGCGTCCTACCAAATGGGCAGCTATGGCATTTTTGGCCAAAGCCTATATGTTTCAGGGCTGGAATATTAGTACTGGTGCTGCCAATGTAGCAAAATTACAGGCTGCAAAAGCATTATTAGACCAGATTGTAGCCAGTGGTAGATTTAAGCTAGTAGAAAATTTCAGAGATAACCACGATGCAAGTACTCGTAACAATGCGGAATCGATTTTCGAGATTCAGTACGCTTCGTCGAGTGCCAGTGGCGATGCCGCTAACGCAGGTGTTGGTTTGGCTCACCCGTATGCTTCGCCTTGGGGATGCTGTGGTTTTTATCAGCCTTCTCAAAACTTGGTAAATGCTTACAAAACAGATGCTAATGGATTACCATTGATGGATACTTTCAACGATTCAGACGTGAAAAATGACCAAGGTGTTGGTTTTGATGACCCTTATACACCTTATGATGGTACACTTGACCCTCGTTTGGATCACACTGTAGGTCGTCGTGGTATTTTGTTCATTGACTATAAAATTCATAACCGTGATTTTATTCGTGACCAAACTTATGCTGGGCCATATTCTCCTAAAAAGCACATTCCTTCAAAAGCCTTTACTGGTGTAAACGGTTGGGCAAACTTAACTAGCAACAACTACCGTATTATGCGTTATAGCATGATTTTGCTTTGGCTGGCTGAATGCGAAGTTGAATTAGGCAATTTGGAAAGAGCCCGAGATTTGGTTAATCAAATCAGAAACCGTGCTGCTAATCCGAGTGGATTTGTACAAAAAGCTACACAAGGTGCTACACGTGATGCCTATACTTTGGTATTTGACTCGAAGGGTAATCCTGTTCCTGCGGGTAACTATGTGATCAAGCCTTATTCGAGTGCTTGGACAGATGCCAACGTAGCCCGAAAAGCCGTTCGTTTTGAAACTCGCCTTGAGTTTGCTATGGAAGGTCACCGATTCTTTGACTTAGTGAGATGGGGTATTGCAGCAGAAACATTGAATAAATACAATACTGTTGAAAGTACCAAAAGGGTGTACAAAAAAGGCGGTGTATTTGTAAAAGGCAAGCACGAGTTTTTCCCTATCCCTCAAGAGGCTATCGACCGCTCAGAGAAAGATGGAAAACCTACATTAACACAAGACCCAGCTTATAAATAG
- a CDS encoding SusC/RagA family TonB-linked outer membrane protein has product MKNKLLKSVTSALTVLALLSMSYFVQAQERKITGKVTSGADGQGLPGASVIIKGTKTGIATGANGEYTIVVKSGNDALMFSSVGFQPREVKVGNQSVINVSLSEDISNLTEVVVTGYGTQSKRDITGAVTTVNAKDLQSVPATTFAQQLQGRASGLSIVNDATPGGNATVRIRGFGTIGNNDPLFIIDGVPTENQGNLNPNDIETIQILKDASSASIYGSRAANGVVIITTKKGKTGAPKITFSAYYGSQKVSNNVESLNAKELGQYLYLADKYAGKTPSHGQYTFGSNGEVTIPDYVYPSAGKAGTAAVDPKLYSLTPDNIYAITKSADTYWWGELTQTAPIQNYQLSASGGTDNSRYALSLGYFSQDGVVKFIGYDRFTLRTNTEFSAVKKRLRVGENFTVSVDNRKGGYSNNEEQNAVSGSYKHHPLLPIYDIAGNFAGSRGANLGNNSNPYATLYRQKDNRLYRMRGFGNIYAEFDILPNLTAKTSFGVDITTENQKEIGRANPEYIEGSFNNSSTSRTNYDFQWVWQNTLSYNKTFNDVHKFDAYIGLESIKQFGEKFGASRNGYAFEVNPIISYLDLGDPTKVSNYGTVENDYTLSSQFGKVNYAYNSKYLVQLIVRNDASSRFLSASRNAFFPAASLGWRLSEEKFIKDQLPFFSDLKLRFGWGKTGNQKIGKYNAYTTYRSDIFHAGYPIDGNQTTPTIGYDASAFGNPNAKWESTTSTNVGLDASLFNSKLSIELDVWNRKTSDMLFTTPITFTAGDATAPAFNVGQMTNHGIDIGVNYKNSVGGFRYSLGANFSTYRNMVDKLDASPNTRYFGYGSRVPAVTLTQAGLPVSSFYGYKVVGIFQSDEEAKAWPAYGDYNKAGKFKIADINGDGKITDDDRTIIGSPHPDFTYGLNLNFGYKAFDLTIFCNGTQGNDVFNYTRYFSDFNTFQGNRSKRALYDAWQPTNKSGTVPIMDANDQISSRPSSYFIEDGSYFRIKNVQLTYNLPRTIASRVGLDNAQIYVQAQNLATFTKYTGLNPEIQTGTDNTLGFDGGYMPVSRTFILGVNLGF; this is encoded by the coding sequence ATGAAAAACAAATTACTAAAAAGCGTCACCAGTGCATTGACCGTGCTGGCTCTTTTATCCATGAGCTATTTTGTACAGGCACAAGAACGAAAAATTACAGGAAAAGTAACCTCTGGGGCTGATGGACAAGGCTTGCCAGGGGCTTCTGTGATTATAAAAGGTACTAAAACGGGTATTGCAACTGGTGCAAATGGTGAGTATACAATAGTAGTAAAAAGTGGTAACGATGCCCTGATGTTTTCATCGGTAGGGTTTCAGCCACGAGAAGTAAAAGTTGGAAACCAATCAGTTATTAATGTAAGCTTGAGCGAAGATATTTCAAATCTGACAGAAGTAGTAGTAACAGGTTATGGCACGCAGTCTAAAAGAGATATTACGGGTGCTGTAACTACCGTAAATGCCAAGGATTTACAATCTGTACCAGCCACTACCTTTGCCCAACAGCTACAAGGTCGTGCTTCGGGTTTGAGTATTGTAAACGATGCTACACCTGGTGGTAACGCTACTGTACGTATTCGTGGATTTGGTACTATTGGTAACAACGACCCTCTATTCATTATTGATGGTGTACCTACCGAAAACCAAGGTAACTTAAACCCTAATGATATTGAAACGATTCAAATCTTGAAAGATGCTTCTTCTGCTTCTATTTACGGTTCAAGAGCTGCAAATGGGGTTGTAATTATCACTACCAAAAAAGGTAAAACAGGTGCTCCTAAAATTACTTTTTCGGCGTATTATGGTTCTCAGAAGGTATCAAACAATGTTGAATCGCTGAATGCCAAAGAGTTAGGGCAGTATTTGTATTTGGCTGATAAATATGCAGGTAAAACACCGTCGCATGGCCAGTACACATTTGGTTCAAATGGTGAAGTTACTATTCCCGACTATGTATATCCAAGTGCAGGAAAAGCAGGTACTGCAGCCGTTGATCCTAAATTATATTCATTAACTCCCGACAATATCTATGCTATTACCAAATCGGCAGATACGTATTGGTGGGGCGAGTTGACACAAACGGCTCCTATTCAAAACTATCAACTTTCGGCTTCGGGAGGTACAGATAACAGTAGATATGCCTTGTCATTGGGCTATTTTAGCCAAGACGGTGTTGTGAAATTCATTGGTTATGACCGCTTTACACTTCGTACCAATACCGAGTTTTCGGCAGTGAAAAAAAGATTAAGAGTTGGTGAAAACTTTACCGTTTCGGTAGATAACCGTAAAGGTGGATATTCAAACAACGAAGAGCAAAATGCTGTTTCGGGTTCTTATAAGCACCACCCACTATTGCCTATTTATGATATAGCAGGAAACTTTGCTGGTAGCCGTGGTGCCAACTTGGGTAACAACTCAAACCCTTATGCCACTTTGTATCGTCAAAAAGACAACCGTTTGTATAGAATGAGAGGTTTTGGTAATATTTATGCCGAGTTCGACATTCTTCCAAACTTAACAGCTAAAACTAGCTTTGGGGTGGATATTACTACAGAAAACCAAAAAGAAATTGGCCGTGCAAACCCTGAATATATTGAAGGTAGCTTCAACAATAGCTCTACTTCAAGAACCAACTACGATTTTCAGTGGGTTTGGCAAAATACTTTGTCTTACAACAAAACCTTCAATGATGTTCACAAATTTGATGCCTATATTGGTTTAGAGTCAATCAAACAATTTGGTGAAAAGTTTGGTGCAAGCAGAAATGGATACGCTTTTGAGGTAAATCCAATTATTAGCTATCTTGACCTTGGCGACCCTACAAAAGTATCCAACTATGGAACAGTTGAAAATGACTATACCCTATCATCTCAGTTCGGAAAAGTTAACTATGCTTATAATAGCAAATATTTGGTACAGTTGATTGTTAGAAATGATGCTTCGTCTCGTTTTTTATCGGCTTCTCGTAATGCGTTTTTCCCTGCTGCCAGTTTAGGATGGCGTTTGTCGGAAGAGAAGTTTATTAAAGACCAACTTCCTTTCTTTAGTGATTTGAAACTTCGTTTTGGATGGGGTAAAACTGGTAATCAGAAAATTGGTAAATATAATGCGTATACAACATACCGTTCGGACATTTTCCATGCAGGCTATCCAATTGATGGCAACCAAACAACGCCGACTATCGGTTATGATGCTAGTGCTTTTGGTAACCCAAATGCTAAATGGGAATCAACTACATCGACCAACGTTGGTTTGGATGCTTCTTTGTTCAATAGTAAATTAAGTATTGAACTAGATGTTTGGAACAGAAAAACTTCTGATATGTTGTTTACAACGCCAATTACCTTTACGGCTGGTGATGCCACAGCTCCTGCTTTTAACGTAGGACAAATGACCAACCACGGGATAGATATTGGCGTTAACTACAAAAATAGCGTTGGGGGCTTCCGTTACAGCTTAGGGGCAAACTTCTCTACTTATCGTAACATGGTAGACAAACTAGACGCTAGTCCCAATACACGTTATTTTGGTTATGGTTCACGGGTACCTGCGGTTACATTGACACAAGCTGGACTGCCAGTGTCATCGTTCTATGGCTATAAAGTTGTGGGTATTTTCCAGTCTGATGAAGAAGCTAAAGCATGGCCAGCGTATGGTGATTATAACAAAGCAGGTAAATTTAAAATTGCAGATATTAATGGCGATGGTAAAATTACCGACGACGACCGTACAATTATTGGTAGTCCACACCCCGACTTTACGTATGGTCTGAACCTAAACTTTGGCTACAAAGCTTTCGATTTAACGATTTTCTGTAATGGTACACAGGGCAACGATGTATTTAACTATACTCGTTATTTCTCAGACTTCAACACTTTCCAAGGAAACCGTTCAAAACGTGCTTTGTATGATGCTTGGCAGCCAACCAATAAGTCGGGTACTGTGCCAATTATGGATGCCAACGACCAAATCAGTAGCCGACCTTCAAGCTATTTTATTGAAGATGGTTCATATTTCCGTATCAAAAACGTTCAGTTAACTTACAACTTACCTAGAACAATTGCAAGTAGAGTAGGTTTGGACAATGCTCAAATTTATGTACAAGCTCAAAACTTGGCAACATTTACCAAGTATACGGGCTTGAACCCTGAAATTCAGACAGGTACAGACAATACTTTGGGCTTTGATGGTGGATATATGCCAGTTTCTAGAACTTTCATTTTAGGGGTTAACCTTGGATTTTAG
- a CDS encoding ArsR/SmtB family transcription factor has translation MTYAKTNLFQADQQEIALIAKALSHPARVAIIQFLAEKNVCISGDITNELPLSRTTVSQHLQELKELGIIQGEVSGQNVCYCLNIEVVDRIKSLFDTLFNQLLEKKASCCQ, from the coding sequence ATGACATACGCAAAAACCAATTTATTCCAAGCCGACCAACAAGAAATTGCCCTTATTGCTAAGGCTCTTTCTCATCCTGCTAGGGTAGCAATTATTCAGTTTTTAGCTGAAAAAAATGTATGTATTTCAGGCGATATTACCAACGAGTTACCTTTGAGTAGAACCACCGTTTCGCAACATTTACAAGAACTAAAAGAGTTAGGCATTATTCAAGGAGAAGTTAGCGGCCAAAATGTATGTTATTGCCTTAATATAGAGGTAGTTGATCGTATTAAATCTCTATTCGACACCCTGTTCAATCAACTCCTCGAAAAAAAGGCGAGCTGTTGCCAATAG